From Camelina sativa cultivar DH55 chromosome 20, Cs, whole genome shotgun sequence, the proteins below share one genomic window:
- the LOC104770643 gene encoding uncharacterized protein LOC104770643 isoform X2 has translation MFAYDEIRKRDEQLIHLKDILTKTIKERDEALEKCQRLMFDSHSLQQQKHITPPSSGASSIEDEQVQLQQLGSNKSFSSSDCEESIMSPTDHIMNPPPSQLEEVSGTEIIMDPLFPDKPLPEKGKLLQAVIKAGPLLQTLLLAGPLPQWRHPPPPLKTFEIPPVTVQCPIVNNGCGKFNRKRVFSDGSYSEAKYQKVLLH, from the coding sequence ATGTTTGCGTATGATGaaataagaaagagagatgagCAATTGATCCATCTCAAAGACATCTTAACCAAAACCATCAAAGAAAGAGACGAAGCTCTAGAGAAATGTCAGCGTCTCATGTTCGACAGCCACTCACTTCagcaacaaaaacacataaCTCCTCCTTCATCTGGAGCTTCAAGCATTGAAGACGAACAAGTTCAGCTTCAACAACTAGGATCCAACAAGAGCTTCTCATCCTCGGATTGTGAGGAGAGCATTATGTCACCCACTGATCATATCATGAACCCACCACCATCTCAGCTTGAAGAAGTTTCAGGAACTGAGATTATTATGGATCCATTGTTTCCAGACAAGCCATTGCCTGAAAAGGGTAAGCTCTTACAAGCTGTTATAAAGGCAGGGCCATTACTTCAGACACTCCTCTTAGCCGGTCCATTACCTCAATGGCGCCACCCACCACCGCCTCTTAAGACCTTCGAGATCCCTCCAGTTACAGTCCAATGCCCAATTGTCAACAATGGTTGTGGCAAGTTCAACAGGAAAAGAGTTTTCTCAGATGGATCCTATTCAGAAGCTAAGTATCAGAAAGTTCTTCTCCACTGA
- the LOC104770643 gene encoding uncharacterized protein LOC104770643 isoform X1, with protein sequence MDNQSNALLGWPYYSQGKTTEEIRQSLLYTTLELDQTKMFAYDEIRKRDEQLIHLKDILTKTIKERDEALEKCQRLMFDSHSLQQQKHITPPSSGASSIEDEQVQLQQLGSNKSFSSSDCEESIMSPTDHIMNPPPSQLEEVSGTEIIMDPLFPDKPLPEKGKLLQAVIKAGPLLQTLLLAGPLPQWRHPPPPLKTFEIPPVTVQCPIVNNGCGKFNRKRVFSDGSYSEAKYQKVLLH encoded by the exons ATGGATAACCAAAGCAATGCTCTTCTTGGCTGGCCTTACTACTCTCAGGGAAag aCAACAGAAGAAATAAGACAATCTCTACTATACACAACACTAGAGCTGGACCAAACAAAGATGTTTGCGTATGATGaaataagaaagagagatgagCAATTGATCCATCTCAAAGACATCTTAACCAAAACCATCAAAGAAAGAGACGAAGCTCTAGAGAAATGTCAGCGTCTCATGTTCGACAGCCACTCACTTCagcaacaaaaacacataaCTCCTCCTTCATCTGGAGCTTCAAGCATTGAAGACGAACAAGTTCAGCTTCAACAACTAGGATCCAACAAGAGCTTCTCATCCTCGGATTGTGAGGAGAGCATTATGTCACCCACTGATCATATCATGAACCCACCACCATCTCAGCTTGAAGAAGTTTCAGGAACTGAGATTATTATGGATCCATTGTTTCCAGACAAGCCATTGCCTGAAAAGGGTAAGCTCTTACAAGCTGTTATAAAGGCAGGGCCATTACTTCAGACACTCCTCTTAGCCGGTCCATTACCTCAATGGCGCCACCCACCACCGCCTCTTAAGACCTTCGAGATCCCTCCAGTTACAGTCCAATGCCCAATTGTCAACAATGGTTGTGGCAAGTTCAACAGGAAAAGAGTTTTCTCAGATGGATCCTATTCAGAAGCTAAGTATCAGAAAGTTCTTCTCCACTGA